The following are from one region of the Cytobacillus firmus genome:
- the argB gene encoding acetylglutamate kinase yields MKSIVIKCGGSVMEELGKDFFDSVLLLKNEGYQIVFVHGGGPAINSMLELYNIPHEFVNGLRKTTPEVLGVAEMVLSGQSNRKLTSMIELHGLRGFGVNGSDAGLLKAECINQDELGLVGEITAVNPSLLEMLFNEDLVPVITPIAASEGGTKLNINADYAAAAVANAIKAEQCIFVTDVKGIFIDGSLAPQLDADEIEQHINDKKITGGMIPKVTSALSLISKGLKSVMIVSGKEKFYKDGIWIGTNVSAKKGVLN; encoded by the coding sequence TTGAAAAGTATAGTCATTAAATGCGGCGGCAGTGTTATGGAAGAACTGGGAAAAGATTTTTTTGATAGTGTTTTATTGTTGAAGAATGAAGGATACCAGATTGTTTTTGTTCATGGAGGCGGCCCGGCAATTAACAGCATGCTGGAACTTTATAATATACCTCATGAATTTGTCAATGGGCTAAGAAAGACGACTCCGGAAGTTCTGGGGGTAGCAGAGATGGTCTTGTCGGGACAATCAAACCGCAAACTTACCTCAATGATCGAACTGCATGGTTTGAGAGGTTTTGGCGTAAATGGCAGTGATGCAGGATTACTAAAAGCAGAATGCATCAATCAGGATGAGCTTGGACTGGTTGGAGAAATAACGGCTGTTAATCCGTCGTTACTGGAAATGTTATTTAACGAAGACCTGGTCCCTGTCATTACTCCTATTGCAGCTTCAGAAGGCGGCACGAAACTGAATATCAATGCCGACTATGCTGCGGCAGCCGTTGCCAATGCCATTAAAGCTGAACAGTGCATTTTTGTAACGGATGTAAAAGGAATTTTCATTGACGGCAGCCTCGCTCCCCAGCTTGACGCGGATGAAATTGAACAGCATATTAACGATAAAAAAATTACAGGCGGGATGATTCCAAAAGTTACATCTGCCTTGAGCTTAATCAGCAAAGGACTAAAAAGCGTAATGATTGTATCAGGTAAAGAAAAGTTTTATAAGGATGGCATATGGATCGGGACGAACGTTTCTGCCAAGAAGGGGGTCTTAAATTGA
- the argJ gene encoding bifunctional ornithine acetyltransferase/N-acetylglutamate synthase — translation MQLVSQAEVAELPAGSIITPKGFTAAGVHAGLRYSKKDLGIILSDIPAHCAAVYTTSHFQAAPLKVTQESIAADGLIQAVIVNSACANACTGEQGLKDAYQMRKSAADKFNLKEQHVAVASTGVIGEYMQMDKIEEGIKMLKPGNEALHSDDFQTAILTTDLVMKKCCYSAVIDGKTVTMGGSAKGSGMIHPNMATMLAFITTDANIASSDLQFALKQVTDRTFNQITVDGDTSTNDMVMVMANGASGTNKLSPDHPDWDVFVQMLSKTSESLAKQIAKDGEGATKLIEVEVSGTKTDDDARMIAKQIVGSNLVKTAIYGADANWGRIIGAIGQGQPAIDPSSVDISIGPIVMLKNSVPLTFSEEVAKEYLSNAAIQITVDLHQGAGIGKAWGCDLSYDYVKINASYRT, via the coding sequence ATGCAATTAGTATCTCAAGCTGAAGTAGCTGAACTGCCCGCCGGGAGCATCATCACACCGAAAGGCTTTACAGCAGCGGGTGTTCATGCAGGGCTGCGCTATTCCAAAAAGGATTTAGGGATTATTTTAAGCGATATTCCTGCACATTGTGCAGCAGTCTATACAACCAGCCATTTTCAGGCGGCCCCTCTAAAAGTTACACAGGAAAGCATTGCAGCGGATGGACTCATACAGGCAGTCATTGTCAATAGTGCATGTGCCAATGCCTGTACAGGGGAACAGGGTCTAAAAGATGCTTATCAAATGAGAAAATCAGCTGCAGATAAATTCAATTTAAAGGAACAGCATGTGGCGGTTGCCTCTACCGGTGTCATTGGCGAGTATATGCAGATGGATAAGATAGAAGAGGGCATAAAGATGCTGAAGCCCGGCAATGAGGCATTACACTCAGACGATTTTCAAACAGCCATATTAACAACAGATTTAGTGATGAAGAAGTGCTGCTATTCTGCAGTTATTGATGGAAAAACAGTCACGATGGGAGGGTCTGCTAAGGGTTCAGGAATGATTCATCCCAATATGGCAACCATGCTTGCGTTTATCACAACGGATGCTAATATAGCCAGCTCTGATTTGCAATTTGCTTTAAAACAGGTTACCGATCGAACGTTCAATCAGATAACCGTTGATGGGGATACCTCAACAAATGATATGGTAATGGTAATGGCCAATGGAGCCAGCGGTACCAATAAACTTTCGCCGGATCATCCAGATTGGGATGTATTTGTACAGATGCTTTCCAAAACTAGTGAAAGTCTTGCCAAACAGATCGCAAAAGATGGTGAGGGAGCAACAAAGCTGATCGAGGTGGAGGTATCGGGGACAAAAACCGATGACGATGCAAGAATGATCGCTAAACAGATTGTCGGCTCAAACCTTGTAAAGACTGCTATATATGGAGCAGATGCCAATTGGGGCAGAATTATCGGGGCAATCGGACAGGGCCAGCCGGCTATTGATCCATCTTCGGTAGATATTTCAATCGGACCTATAGTCATGCTGAAAAATAGTGTTCCTTTGACATTTTCTGAAGAAGTAGCAAAAGAGTACTTATCCAATGCTGCCATTCAGATTACTGTGGATCTTCATCAGGGAGCTGGCATAGGTAAGGCCTGGGGATGTGACTTATCCTATGATTATGTCAAAATCAATGCAAGCTACCGTACCTGA
- the argC gene encoding N-acetyl-gamma-glutamyl-phosphate reductase yields MNVSIIGTTGYGGAELLRILKQHPEFNIKSIHSTKEDIPIWNEYPHLYGLLDENLQGIDSDQIAGQSDIVFLATPSGISGKLAEDFSGKDVKVIDLSGDLRIPAQAYQEWYKHAPANESLVEKAVYGLPEWHRRKIASAEIISNPGCYPTAALLSLAPVVNENLIKPDSVVIDAKSGVSGAGRALSRTTSYAEANENLRVYKVNQHQHTPEIEQQLMKWNSEMKPITFTTHLLPITRGIMTTSYVQLTKECTSSQILELYQSVYENQPFVRIRPENTFPSVKEVAGSNFCDIGIHMDSRTGRLTIVSVIDNLMKGAAGQAVQNANIMSGCDETAGLGFVPLYP; encoded by the coding sequence ATGAACGTTTCAATAATCGGAACAACCGGATATGGGGGGGCTGAATTGCTCCGTATCCTCAAGCAGCATCCGGAATTTAACATCAAATCGATTCATTCTACCAAAGAAGACATCCCCATTTGGAATGAATATCCGCATCTATATGGATTATTAGACGAAAATTTACAGGGAATAGATTCAGATCAAATCGCTGGCCAGTCTGATATTGTTTTTCTGGCTACACCATCCGGGATATCGGGAAAACTTGCTGAAGATTTTTCAGGTAAAGACGTTAAGGTAATTGACCTATCCGGTGACCTTCGAATTCCGGCTCAAGCCTATCAGGAGTGGTATAAGCATGCTCCTGCAAACGAATCTCTCGTAGAAAAAGCAGTATATGGTCTCCCTGAATGGCACCGGAGAAAAATAGCCTCCGCAGAAATCATATCTAATCCTGGGTGCTATCCAACAGCTGCTCTGCTAAGTCTTGCACCTGTTGTAAATGAAAATTTAATAAAACCAGATAGTGTTGTCATAGATGCAAAATCCGGAGTGTCCGGGGCAGGAAGGGCGCTTTCGAGAACAACAAGCTATGCGGAAGCAAATGAAAACCTGCGGGTTTATAAGGTAAACCAGCATCAGCATACACCGGAAATCGAACAGCAGCTGATGAAATGGAATTCCGAAATGAAGCCGATCACCTTCACGACCCATCTTCTTCCGATAACACGGGGCATTATGACAACCAGTTATGTTCAGCTGACCAAGGAATGCACTTCTTCTCAAATTCTTGAACTTTATCAATCAGTCTATGAAAACCAGCCATTTGTCCGGATTCGTCCGGAAAATACCTTCCCTTCTGTAAAAGAGGTTGCAGGCTCTAACTTTTGCGACATAGGTATCCATATGGACTCCAGAACGGGCAGACTGACAATCGTTTCAGTGATTGATAATTTAATGAAAGGTGCTGCCGGGCAGGCTGTGCAAAATGCCAATATAATGAGCGGATGTGATGAAACAGCGGGTCTCGGATTTGTTCCGCTCTATCCATAA
- a CDS encoding YwiC-like family protein → MKLFMPKQHGAWAMLILPFWLGAAASDIIWSHIPFFLGWILLYLATYPGLLLFKRKRMALYSKWTAIYLVPAILLLLVPLLERPSIIIFGLLLVPFFIINALYSSKNRDRALGNDFSAICAFSIAGLASSYLPHGEISPMAWTVFAASILFFAGSTFYVKSMIREKKNGSFKWVSWIFHTAVPILWLLAGGWIVSAAFLPSLFRSIAFYGKSFTPKKIGVYEIANASIFFLMLLFAIHT, encoded by the coding sequence ATGAAGTTATTTATGCCAAAACAGCATGGTGCCTGGGCAATGCTGATTCTGCCATTTTGGCTCGGAGCAGCTGCATCTGATATTATTTGGTCTCATATCCCGTTTTTTTTAGGATGGATATTACTATATCTGGCCACTTATCCGGGCCTTCTGCTATTTAAAAGAAAAAGGATGGCTTTATATTCTAAATGGACAGCTATTTATCTGGTCCCGGCTATTTTACTCCTTTTAGTTCCTTTACTGGAAAGGCCATCGATTATCATTTTCGGACTTCTTTTGGTTCCTTTTTTTATTATTAATGCGCTCTATTCTTCCAAAAACAGAGATAGAGCATTGGGCAACGACTTTAGTGCCATTTGTGCATTTTCAATAGCAGGCCTTGCGAGCAGCTACTTGCCGCATGGGGAAATTTCACCGATGGCCTGGACAGTGTTTGCAGCATCTATATTATTTTTTGCAGGAAGCACCTTCTATGTAAAATCAATGATCAGGGAAAAGAAAAATGGTTCTTTTAAATGGGTTTCGTGGATCTTTCATACTGCGGTACCGATACTTTGGCTGCTGGCGGGCGGATGGATTGTATCTGCTGCGTTTCTTCCAAGCCTTTTCAGGTCCATTGCATTTTATGGGAAGTCATTTACACCTAAAAAAATTGGCGTTTATGAAATTGCTAATGCCTCCATATTCTTCTTAATGTTATTATTTGCAATACACACTTAG
- the mobB gene encoding molybdopterin-guanine dinucleotide biosynthesis protein B, giving the protein MAMVKEPVILQVSGYQNSGKTTLINKLISGLKENGLSVITIKHHGHGGKPETPEGKDSTSHIESGAEASLVEGGGRLLLHAEKNSWSLEEQVRIVLQLQPDVVLIEGHKKASYSKVLLLRSNEDMHLLKELTNICAVISWDDNVIKPNDLNFEAPFFSIGDPKGPEWIVEYLASERMK; this is encoded by the coding sequence ATGGCCATGGTAAAGGAACCTGTTATCCTTCAGGTATCCGGCTATCAAAACAGCGGAAAAACAACGTTGATAAATAAATTAATTTCCGGATTAAAAGAGAATGGGCTTTCTGTCATTACCATTAAACACCATGGTCATGGCGGCAAACCTGAAACTCCAGAAGGCAAGGATTCCACAAGCCATATTGAATCAGGAGCTGAAGCTTCACTTGTAGAAGGGGGAGGCAGACTGCTATTGCATGCTGAAAAGAATAGCTGGAGCCTGGAGGAGCAGGTAAGGATTGTGCTGCAGCTGCAGCCGGACGTCGTGCTTATTGAGGGTCATAAAAAGGCATCATATTCTAAGGTTCTCTTGCTAAGAAGTAATGAAGATATGCATCTTTTGAAGGAATTGACAAATATATGTGCAGTGATCAGCTGGGATGATAACGTAATAAAACCAAACGATCTAAATTTTGAAGCGCCGTTTTTCAGCATTGGTGACCCCAAAGGGCCTGAGTGGATCGTTGAGTATTTAGCGAGCGAAAGAATGAAATAA
- a CDS encoding molybdopterin molybdotransferase MoeA has protein sequence MLEKRTPIPVAEAVKKIMAYQLNGSAEYVSINESSGRFLAEDLKATHDVPHFDRSPYDGFAVRSADTREASMENPVIFEVVDHIGAGHVTSKNIGPFQAVRIMTGAQMPQECDAVVMLELAKAYEEDGKNYMSIKRSYKPGDNVSFKGEDAKKGDSLVKKGTKINPGIQAILATFGYAEVPVAKKPVIGLFATGTELLEVHEPLEPGKIRNSNAHMITAQIERAGAEVIYYGKLPDEFDTCFNAVKEALNNVDMLITTGGVSVGDFDYLPGIYEKLEAEVLFNKVAMRPGSVTTVAQHEGKLLFGLSGNPSACYVGFELFTRPVIRKMLFAEKPHLRKETAELVAEFPKANPFTRFVRTSVSYSSGRLVAAPSGVDKSNIVMSLAGANSLMILPGGTRGYGKGDTVEVLLLEDHEGSEWPW, from the coding sequence ATGCTGGAAAAAAGGACTCCCATTCCTGTTGCTGAAGCCGTAAAAAAAATCATGGCATATCAATTAAACGGAAGTGCAGAATACGTATCTATTAATGAAAGCAGCGGCCGTTTTCTGGCGGAAGATTTAAAAGCGACACATGATGTCCCTCATTTTGATCGATCACCATATGACGGTTTTGCTGTCCGTTCTGCGGATACCAGGGAAGCTTCAATGGAAAATCCCGTCATATTTGAGGTGGTGGACCACATTGGGGCGGGGCATGTGACTTCTAAAAACATTGGTCCATTCCAGGCTGTTAGAATCATGACGGGTGCGCAAATGCCTCAGGAATGTGATGCTGTTGTAATGCTTGAACTGGCAAAAGCATATGAAGAAGACGGTAAGAATTATATGTCCATAAAGCGATCCTATAAACCAGGAGACAATGTTTCCTTTAAAGGAGAAGATGCAAAAAAAGGAGATTCTTTAGTTAAAAAGGGGACAAAGATCAATCCCGGAATTCAGGCCATTCTCGCAACCTTTGGTTATGCAGAAGTGCCTGTTGCCAAAAAGCCTGTTATTGGATTATTTGCAACAGGAACTGAACTATTGGAAGTCCATGAACCGCTGGAGCCGGGAAAAATCAGAAACAGCAATGCTCATATGATTACCGCGCAAATTGAACGGGCCGGCGCGGAAGTTATTTATTATGGAAAGCTTCCTGACGAATTTGATACATGTTTTAATGCTGTGAAGGAAGCATTGAACAATGTAGATATGCTGATCACAACAGGCGGTGTATCTGTGGGCGATTTTGATTATCTGCCGGGCATTTATGAAAAGCTTGAGGCTGAGGTGCTTTTCAATAAAGTGGCCATGAGGCCAGGCAGTGTGACGACTGTTGCTCAGCATGAGGGAAAGCTTCTGTTTGGACTTTCGGGAAATCCTTCTGCCTGCTATGTCGGGTTTGAACTTTTTACCAGACCAGTCATCCGAAAAATGCTGTTCGCTGAGAAACCGCATTTAAGGAAAGAAACTGCTGAACTGGTGGCAGAATTTCCAAAAGCAAACCCATTTACACGATTTGTCAGGACGTCTGTAAGTTATTCGTCAGGACGACTGGTGGCAGCACCAAGCGGAGTGGATAAATCAAACATTGTGATGAGTCTAGCCGGTGCGAATTCGCTAATGATTCTGCCAGGTGGAACCAGAGGATATGGCAAGGGGGACACCGTTGAAGTGCTATTGCTTGAGGACCATGAAGGAAGCGAATGGCCATGGTAA
- the ric gene encoding iron-sulfur cluster repair di-iron protein → MTIQITEDRLVKDIVNEFPKTSDVFKRHRIDFCCGGNIPLARAVSEQSADMDVLISELNEVIQKENQTDDLEVWTDSTSEDIIEHVINRYHRPLEEELSLLSPYVTKVSRVHGESHEELLKVHQLFFELKHELLEHTSKEEESVFPLLLKLEDPKVENREEIISYIRELEKEHDHAGSILKELREITADFTPPADACGSYRLVYKRLEDLESQTFMHVHLENNILFPRYI, encoded by the coding sequence ATGACTATACAAATTACAGAAGATCGTCTAGTAAAAGATATCGTAAATGAATTTCCAAAGACAAGTGATGTTTTTAAACGTCATCGCATTGATTTTTGCTGCGGAGGAAATATTCCGCTTGCGCGTGCTGTTTCAGAGCAGTCAGCGGATATGGACGTCCTGATTAGCGAACTAAATGAAGTAATTCAAAAGGAAAACCAAACTGATGATTTAGAGGTCTGGACAGATAGTACATCTGAAGACATTATTGAACATGTCATTAATCGATATCATCGTCCTCTTGAAGAAGAACTATCACTCCTTAGCCCTTATGTTACAAAGGTATCAAGAGTTCATGGAGAAAGCCATGAGGAGCTTCTTAAAGTCCATCAATTGTTCTTTGAATTGAAGCACGAGCTTCTTGAACATACATCCAAAGAGGAAGAATCAGTTTTTCCACTTCTGCTGAAGCTTGAAGACCCAAAAGTTGAAAATCGCGAAGAAATCATCAGCTATATCCGGGAACTTGAGAAGGAGCATGATCATGCAGGTTCAATCTTAAAGGAATTGAGGGAAATTACAGCTGATTTTACCCCTCCAGCTGATGCATGCGGCTCTTACCGTCTTGTATATAAGCGGCTTGAAGATTTGGAAAGCCAAACTTTCATGCATGTTCATCTGGAAAATAACATTCTTTTCCCTCGATATATTTAA
- the moaA gene encoding GTP 3',8-cyclase MoaA, with amino-acid sequence MAKTIIKDKLNRPLRDLRISVIDRCNFRCQYCMPAEIFGPDFAFLPKSELLSYEEIERLAKIFVSLGVEKIRLTGGEPLMRRDMPKLVKMLSDIEGLKDIGLTTNGVLLPKHAKDLKEAGLLRVNISLDSLDDELFGQINGRNVGVKPVIKGIEAAKEAGLGVKINMVVKKGLNDSEIVPMAKFCKDNGLQLRFIEYMDVGSTNGWKMDEVVTKKEIYEILKEHYLLEPVDPDYFGEVAKRYRYKGTDVDVGFITSVSESFCSSCTRSRLSANGQIFTCLFNGEGHDLKEFMRKGATDEEITDRIIRIWNGRKDRYSDERTEETAANRKKIEMSYIGG; translated from the coding sequence ATGGCTAAAACAATTATTAAAGATAAATTGAATAGACCTTTAAGAGACCTGCGCATATCTGTCATTGACCGCTGTAATTTCCGCTGCCAATATTGCATGCCGGCAGAAATCTTCGGTCCTGATTTTGCTTTTCTACCAAAAAGCGAGCTGCTCAGCTATGAGGAAATTGAAAGGCTGGCTAAAATTTTCGTAAGTCTTGGAGTGGAGAAGATCAGGTTAACAGGCGGAGAGCCCCTTATGAGAAGGGACATGCCTAAACTTGTTAAAATGCTTTCAGACATTGAGGGATTAAAAGATATTGGACTAACCACCAACGGTGTATTGCTTCCCAAACATGCCAAGGACTTAAAGGAAGCAGGACTGCTGAGGGTTAACATCAGTCTTGACAGTCTGGATGATGAGCTTTTCGGACAAATCAACGGACGCAATGTAGGTGTCAAACCAGTCATTAAAGGGATTGAAGCAGCAAAAGAAGCAGGACTTGGGGTGAAGATCAATATGGTCGTCAAAAAAGGCCTGAATGATTCTGAAATTGTCCCTATGGCTAAGTTCTGTAAAGATAACGGCCTACAGCTGCGCTTTATTGAATACATGGATGTCGGCAGCACGAACGGCTGGAAAATGGATGAGGTAGTAACTAAAAAAGAGATTTATGAGATCTTAAAGGAACACTATTTATTAGAGCCGGTAGATCCGGATTATTTCGGAGAGGTGGCCAAGCGGTACCGCTATAAAGGCACCGATGTGGATGTTGGGTTTATTACATCTGTTTCTGAATCCTTCTGTTCTAGCTGCACTCGTTCAAGATTGTCAGCAAACGGCCAAATTTTCACATGCCTATTTAATGGTGAAGGGCACGATTTAAAGGAATTTATGAGAAAAGGTGCTACTGACGAAGAAATTACCGATCGGATTATTAGGATTTGGAATGGCAGAAAAGACCGGTACTCAGACGAGCGGACAGAAGAAACCGCTGCAAACAGGAAAAAGATTGAAATGTCCTATATTGGAGGATGA
- a CDS encoding Crp/Fnr family transcriptional regulator: MAHSAIKQTHSIEIKELLHFADRHMKTLKGAYIFQEGMDADELYIILSGKIQISKITADGRELTFRLCGENEIIGELTLFTSDPKYLLNALVLEAGEVAVIKKDVLEKEIFKNSTLAYEFMKWMSDHFRNTQTKFRDLVLNGKKGALYSTLIRMTNSYGVKLDGGILIDLPLTNQELGNFCGTSRESTNRILGELKKDDIISIMNGRITVKDLQYLKNEIGCENCPAVYCSIE; this comes from the coding sequence ATGGCTCATTCAGCCATTAAACAGACACATTCCATTGAGATTAAAGAGCTTCTTCATTTCGCTGACCGGCATATGAAAACACTGAAAGGGGCTTATATCTTTCAGGAAGGCATGGATGCTGATGAGCTATATATCATCCTTTCCGGCAAGATACAAATCAGCAAGATAACAGCAGATGGCAGGGAACTCACCTTCAGGTTATGCGGGGAAAATGAAATCATTGGTGAGCTGACCTTATTTACCAGTGACCCCAAATATTTATTGAATGCTTTAGTTCTTGAAGCTGGTGAGGTAGCTGTGATAAAAAAAGATGTCCTGGAAAAGGAGATTTTCAAAAATAGTACTCTGGCCTATGAATTTATGAAATGGATGAGCGACCATTTCCGCAATACACAGACCAAATTCAGAGACCTTGTGCTTAATGGAAAAAAAGGTGCCCTGTATTCCACTCTTATCAGAATGACTAACAGCTATGGCGTAAAGTTGGATGGCGGCATACTCATTGATCTGCCACTTACGAATCAGGAACTCGGAAATTTCTGCGGCACCTCCAGAGAGAGCACCAATCGGATACTGGGCGAGCTGAAGAAGGATGACATTATTTCAATAATGAATGGAAGAATTACAGTTAAAGATCTTCAGTATTTAAAAAATGAAATAGGCTGTGAAAATTGCCCTGCCGTTTACTGCAGCATTGAATAG
- a CDS encoding TIGR04053 family radical SAM/SPASM domain-containing protein, which yields MGFARDFNKDPFIVIWELTRACQLKCLHCRAEAQYRRDPRELSFEEGKALIDQIREMNNPMLVFTGGDPLMRQDVFDIAEYAVKKGVRVSMTPSATPNVTKEAIEKAKQVGLARWAFSLDGPNAEIHDHFRGTSGSFDLTIERIKYLHELEIPVQINTVISRYNIDYLEEMAKVVNELKCVLWSVFFLVPTGRGQEKDMISPVEHEKVFTWLYNLSKKVTFDIKTTAAQHYRRVVIQQKMNEAKGQNEDIQYLDALTQQGLTGSIDGLGRAPKGVNDGNGFVFISHIGDVYPSGLLPVKAGNVREQPLAEIYRESPIFKDLRNPDKYKGKCGQCEFRYVCGGSRSRAFAMTGDYMESEPFCVYIPKALRKKAAKA from the coding sequence ATGGGATTTGCTAGAGACTTTAATAAAGACCCTTTTATTGTGATATGGGAATTAACAAGGGCATGCCAGCTAAAATGTCTGCATTGCCGTGCCGAAGCACAGTACAGGAGAGATCCGAGAGAACTTTCCTTTGAAGAAGGGAAGGCCCTGATTGACCAAATCAGGGAAATGAATAACCCTATGCTTGTGTTTACGGGTGGAGATCCATTAATGAGGCAGGATGTATTCGATATAGCCGAATATGCCGTGAAAAAGGGTGTTCGTGTTTCCATGACGCCCAGTGCGACACCAAATGTAACTAAGGAAGCTATTGAAAAAGCCAAACAGGTCGGCTTAGCTCGATGGGCCTTCAGCCTTGATGGGCCAAATGCAGAAATTCACGACCACTTTAGGGGGACTTCCGGTTCCTTTGATTTAACGATTGAAAGGATAAAATATCTGCACGAGCTTGAAATTCCAGTTCAGATAAATACAGTTATCTCGCGTTATAATATCGATTACCTTGAGGAGATGGCCAAGGTTGTAAATGAACTCAAATGTGTTCTTTGGAGTGTGTTCTTCCTTGTTCCAACAGGGAGAGGGCAGGAGAAGGATATGATCTCACCGGTTGAGCATGAGAAGGTTTTTACATGGCTGTATAACTTAAGCAAAAAGGTTACCTTCGATATTAAGACAACAGCTGCCCAGCATTACCGGCGAGTGGTCATTCAGCAAAAAATGAATGAAGCAAAGGGTCAAAATGAGGATATTCAATATCTCGATGCTCTTACACAGCAAGGGCTGACGGGTTCCATAGATGGTTTAGGCAGGGCGCCTAAAGGAGTCAATGACGGAAATGGCTTTGTTTTCATTTCGCACATTGGGGACGTTTATCCGAGCGGACTTTTGCCTGTTAAAGCAGGGAATGTTAGGGAACAGCCGCTCGCCGAAATATACAGGGAATCACCCATCTTTAAAGATCTCAGAAATCCTGATAAATACAAAGGGAAATGCGGCCAATGCGAATTTCGTTATGTTTGCGGAGGATCGAGATCACGTGCATTTGCCATGACAGGGGATTATATGGAAAGTGAGCCGTTTTGTGTATATATTCCTAAGGCACTTAGAAAAAAAGCAGCAAAAGCGTAA
- a CDS encoding metal-sulfur cluster assembly factor: MDQDLKDSIMGALELVVDPELGIDIVNLGLVYDVKMEEEGKAIVDMTLTSMGCPMAGTIVEQVKSALADIPEVKDSEVNIVWNPPWSKDKMSRYAKIALGVR; encoded by the coding sequence ATGGATCAGGATTTAAAAGACAGCATTATGGGTGCACTGGAGCTTGTAGTAGACCCTGAGCTGGGGATAGACATTGTTAACTTGGGCTTGGTATATGATGTGAAAATGGAAGAGGAAGGGAAAGCTATAGTTGATATGACTCTTACTTCCATGGGCTGTCCTATGGCAGGCACAATTGTTGAACAAGTAAAGTCAGCGCTGGCAGATATCCCTGAAGTAAAAGACTCTGAAGTGAATATTGTCTGGAACCCGCCTTGGTCCAAGGACAAAATGTCCCGCTATGCAAAAATTGCACTTGGCGTACGATAA
- a CDS encoding alpha/beta fold hydrolase translates to MVVIEHKLIREIPVLELARQEIKGEPLPFIIFVHGFTSAKELNLHYAYLLAEKGFRVVLPDTLYHGERSEGLSGSDLNFKLWDIVLNTIAELNIIRNVYEDWNLIDQGRIGLVGTSMGGIVTLGALTQYEWVKTAVSLMGIPYYEKFAQLQLDELKKNNIKVPLTNEELADLLRILRERDLSLQPEKLAGRPLMFWHGKKDPVVPYSYTYQFYETIQPMYRDSPENLLFISDEQAGHKVSREGLLETVKWFEEHL, encoded by the coding sequence GTGGTTGTAATTGAACATAAGCTTATCAGAGAAATTCCTGTTCTTGAACTTGCCAGGCAGGAAATAAAGGGGGAACCCCTGCCTTTTATCATTTTTGTTCATGGTTTTACGAGTGCCAAAGAACTTAATCTGCATTATGCCTATCTCCTTGCAGAAAAAGGGTTTAGGGTAGTACTGCCGGACACCCTATATCATGGGGAAAGATCCGAGGGCTTATCAGGCAGCGATTTAAACTTCAAGCTTTGGGATATTGTTCTGAATACCATTGCGGAATTGAACATAATCAGGAATGTCTATGAGGATTGGAACCTGATTGATCAGGGAAGAATAGGACTTGTGGGCACCTCAATGGGGGGAATAGTCACTTTGGGCGCCCTGACACAGTATGAATGGGTCAAAACTGCAGTTAGCCTTATGGGTATTCCATATTATGAAAAGTTTGCTCAGCTTCAGCTCGATGAACTGAAGAAAAATAATATTAAGGTTCCGCTCACAAATGAAGAACTAGCAGATCTCTTGAGAATTCTTAGGGAGCGGGATCTGAGCCTTCAGCCAGAAAAGCTTGCCGGAAGGCCGCTCATGTTCTGGCATGGCAAAAAGGACCCGGTTGTTCCTTATTCCTATACATACCAATTTTATGAGACCATCCAGCCCATGTACAGAGACTCACCTGAAAACCTCCTGTTTATATCAGATGAACAGGCGGGGCATAAAGTCAGCAGGGAGGGGCTTCTTGAAACAGTTAAATGGTTTGAGGAACATTTATAA